The sequence GCCAACATGTCTCCTCAGATGCCATAGCaggtattctctctctctctctctctccctcctctaTGGATTGTATGTTGCAACGTACATAATATTTGTCTTGTATGTCAATGCTATGAGTGCCGAGGTACCCACCCACCTCACCTTTTCAGAAAAGTTTCAATCCTTGATCGTAAATTATGCAAAAGGAAGGCCATTAATTGTGCTATTAATCTTTTCCCTCTAAAAAGTTCCCATCTTCAAAGCTTTTGGGGCACCAAGCAATTATGCCATGATTCCATTCCTTGATTTTCTGTGTTTTTCCTTAAAGTGATTTGGGAtagaaaaaaggagaaaaagctGAATAATTGTGAGGTTAAATTATAGGAGAATACTGAAGAGCATGAGTTGTTGAGCGCAATCATTTTGCCTTtgccaccatttttttttcatatactttttgtttttggccTTTTCGCTTTCGGTTAAGGAGGGTGAAAGATtatctctttctcttcctctttctGGATTTTAGCCTCCTCATGAGATCAAGGAAGCGTAGACAATGCTTTCCTTCTTGCTCTTCCTTTCGCAAAGTGAGCTTTTAATTAGTCCCATCTCTCTTTCTGTTTGTGAATCGAAGATTCGTGTTACTAACTGTTGATTTTTTCTCCCATTGATATTTACTCTTAGAGCCTTTTCTAATGGTTCATGACaggttttgtttttactttttcctCAGAACGTGTTTATATCAGTTGAACGATTTTATTTTTCGTTGTGTTTGCCACATTTTTAAGGAGTTAGAACTTTGCCTTTCGTTTGTGTGCTCTACGTGCTCTGTTGGCTTCTAAATGTTTGATGTTATCACATTAGACTAGAGGTTATTGGATCGGTCCATAATTTGAAACCTTTTCTATGCTATCGTGTGTTATGTGCAACGATTTATAAGTATTGAAATGCTACCGAATGTAGGTTGATGAGGATGAAAATTATAGGAGACGGAAAAAGTGCAATGAAGAGTTGGAATGGCCACACAATTCAACTCATGTCAAATCGCAGTTAACTCAATGTTTTAGTGAGTGGAGTGTTTCTCTTCCATTCAATTCTTCTTTTGGTTCCCAACAGAGGAAAACTGTGTCTCATGTATTTCTATCAATAATTATGGTGACGACATTTACTTCGAAATGACGAACAGAACGCCTTTAGTTCATGCACACATTTCATCTGTTATATCGTATGCAATTGACGGCTTGAAGCAAATCTCTTGAATTGTAATATCCATTGTATACACTGAGACCAATGCTACTGATCAAGTTCTTCTTAAACTACCAAAACTTTATAATAAAATGTGTACATATGATCCTATTACACTCTGTTCACAAAATTTCAGTTTTCACTAACGAGTTTTTAGCCGTTGTAGTTAATGCTATGGTTGGACCACGATCATGGACAGGACTATTTACGCGGTCAAATAACAGACGAAATGACTCCTTAAGTCCTTTTCAGGTATATAGTTGTGGTGTTCCCTTGCCAACTTTTGCTTCTGATGTTGAATTTGTTTATGAACAGTTAATTTCTAAGGACTTGTATAGATATATGTGAAACTGCCGTAGAGTGTGAAATAGTATGACATTGTCACTTTGTATTTAAAAGCTTTCTTGGAATTTCTGAAGACTTAAGCATGCAATTCTAGCTTTGGTCACTTTTAGGTTCTTAAGTTAAGTACTTTGGTGTTACCCACCTTACTGGACTTCCAATGAAATTTTCAACTTCTATATACAGGAACAGAGACTTCTGAGGCTTCAAGCACGATTACAAGTACCTTTTGACGAGAATCGCCCTGATCATCAAGTATACTCTTCATGCTGGTTCTGaacatgtttttttattattactcTTGTCCATTGTTGTCTTGGTTTAATGTGGCTAAAATGAGCTACGATAGATTCTGATGACCGTACATTGTTTATTTCATTATCTATGATTCGAGTCTGCTAGAGAAACGATTTGCTATCATGACTAAACCATTTGATTGCAATTTAGTTTTCATGCCGAATCTTCAATAGCAGTACAAGATTTAAATCTTATCTTGTGACCATTATGCTTCAGGAAGCCTAAACCCCTTTTCGATAGCTATTTGGTTCTTCATCGTTGAATAAGTCTACGTTATTCCATTTAACTTCAGGAAGCCTTGaaagcattgtggcatgctGCCTTTCCAGATGTTGCTCTGCAAGGTCTGATCTCCGACCAATGGAAAGAGATGGGTTGGCAAGGTTCTAACCCCTCTACCGACTTTAGGTACAATTCTATCCAATTGAAACAAAGTTAGTCTGACAGTTTGAAATTGAAATACTTCGTCTTATTACTAGACTGTACTATTGCAATTCCATAGTTTATCCTCTTATAGTGAAATGCTCTCTTCAGGGGTTGCGGTTTTATCTCCCTCGAGAACTTGCTTTTTTACGCCAGGACTTATCCAGTATGCCCTCTTGACCTGCAAATATTCACATCTTCTCTTTCTGTGTTTTAGCTTACTAATcatataaaattcaaaatgaaggCATCTTTCCGTAGGTTATTGTTCAAGCGAGATGGAAATCGAGCAACTTGGGAATACCCGTTTGCTGTTGCTGGCATAAATATATCATTTATGTTGACTGAAATGCTGGATCTTTGCTCAGGTTTGTAAAGAAGTTCTAACATCTATACCATGAATAGATTTTCTTATCATGTTTAATTGTAACGTTAAATTGAAATCATCTTCTTTCTTGAAGCAATTCAAACCATCTgtttcacaaaattttatataagGAAAGTTCTTGAATCTTCCTCGTCTCCTCATATACTTTGCAGAAAAACCAAGGTGTCTTCCAGGAATAAATTTCGTGAAACTATTAGGAGGTAAATGTACATCTCAGATAAGGTTATGCTCAAATGTCTTCTGTTTGGTTACAGATCAAATGTCTTAAGAGTTAGAGAACTGTTAAAAAACAACACAGGTTACTGATATCGACCCTCATGAATTATGAGTTGCTTGCAGAAGATGAAGCCGCCTTTGATGTACTGTATTGTATAGCTTTCGAAATGGTTGATGCTCAGTGGCTCGCAGTGAATGCGTCCTACATGCAGTTTAACGTAACTCTCTCGCTCTAAGCATGCACATTATCACAAGCATGCGCGCACAACTTTCTAATGTTCGAATTCCTCAGAAATCATGCCTAGCATTTTCAACACTTATCAAATATtagaaaaatgtatttgaaacCTAGAATTCTACATATTATCCTCGGCTGTAATAACTACTTAACAAGATATACTTTAACTATCCCATACCAACGAGAACGTGCGAACCTCATctatttgtttttcaatatgcCCTTTAGTTAATGCTGGTTTATATTTGTTCACTCGTTTCTTAGTTTATCCTTGATAACACATCTTCCTGGTAATTTCAAACTCTTTAACCATTAGAGTTGAGCATTCATTGCAACACAGCTTCTTGTTTAACTTAGGTCATATTGGCTTGTTTGTTTGATGAGCTTTCCAATCACTAACCCTTAATTTTCTGCTTCAATCGTTCAGGAGGTTCTACAAGCAACAAGGACGCAGTTGGAAAGGGAGCTGTCTTTGGAAGATACTCAAAGAATACATGATTTACCAGCTTACAATCTATTGTACCAGTAGCTAGCTTTAGAGGTAGTACAAAATCCCCTTGAAAATTTGCTTGAATGGTTACTAGATGGAATGAATAATGATGATCAAA is a genomic window of Malus domestica chromosome 09, GDT2T_hap1 containing:
- the LOC114826944 gene encoding uncharacterized protein isoform X1, with amino-acid sequence MRSRKRRQCFPSCSSFRKVDEDENYRRRKKCNEELEWPHNSTHVKSQLTQCFTVVVNAMVGPRSWTGLFTRSNNRRNDSLSPFQEQRLLRLQARLQVPFDENRPDHQEALKALWHAAFPDVALQGLISDQWKEMGWQGSNPSTDFRGCGFISLENLLFYARTYPASFRRLLFKRDGNRATWEYPFAVAGINISFMLTEMLDLCSEKPRCLPGINFVKLLGEDEAAFDVLYCIAFEMVDAQWLAVNASYMQFNEVLQATRTQLERELSLEDTQRIHDLPAYNLLYQ
- the LOC114826944 gene encoding uncharacterized protein isoform X4, encoding MVGPRSWTGLFTRSNNRRNDSLSPFQEQRLLRLQARLQVPFDENRPDHQEALKALWHAAFPDVALQGLISDQWKEMGWQGSNPSTDFRGCGFISLENLLFYARTYPASFRRLLFKRDGNRATWEYPFAVAGINISFMLTEMLDLCSEKPRCLPGINFVKLLGEDEAAFDVLYCIAFEMVDAQWLAVNASYMQFNEVLQATRTQLERELSLEDTQRIHDLPAYNLLYQ
- the LOC114826944 gene encoding uncharacterized protein isoform X3 — protein: MLSFLLFLSQINAMVGPRSWTGLFTRSNNRRNDSLSPFQEQRLLRLQARLQVPFDENRPDHQEALKALWHAAFPDVALQGLISDQWKEMGWQGSNPSTDFRGCGFISLENLLFYARTYPASFRRLLFKRDGNRATWEYPFAVAGINISFMLTEMLDLCSEKPRCLPGINFVKLLGEDEAAFDVLYCIAFEMVDAQWLAVNASYMQFNEVLQATRTQLERELSLEDTQRIHDLPAYNLLYQ
- the LOC114826944 gene encoding uncharacterized protein isoform X2, whose protein sequence is MRSRKRRQCFPSCSSFRKVDEDENYRRRKKCNEELEWPHNSTHVKSQLTQCFINAMVGPRSWTGLFTRSNNRRNDSLSPFQEQRLLRLQARLQVPFDENRPDHQEALKALWHAAFPDVALQGLISDQWKEMGWQGSNPSTDFRGCGFISLENLLFYARTYPASFRRLLFKRDGNRATWEYPFAVAGINISFMLTEMLDLCSEKPRCLPGINFVKLLGEDEAAFDVLYCIAFEMVDAQWLAVNASYMQFNEVLQATRTQLERELSLEDTQRIHDLPAYNLLYQ